One segment of Microbacterium arborescens DNA contains the following:
- a CDS encoding metal ABC transporter substrate-binding protein — protein MPKNRHRRLSALVAFGAAAAVLSGCATGSNAEVAGEPAGDRPVVLTTFTVLADIARNVAGDRLDVRSITKTGAEIHGYEPTPRDIAAAADADLILDNGLGLESWFARFVETADAPHVVVSEGVETIDITGDAYAGKPNPHAWMSPLNVQRYVDNIVAAFSELDPAGAGTYAANGAAYNDELQRIHDDLIADLQAVPDEQRALVTCEGAFSYLARDAGLTEAYIWPVNAEQQATPQQIRQTIEFVDDNDVPAVFCESTVSDRPMQQVVEATDAVFGGTLYVDSLSEADGPVPTYLDLLRHDAETIAAALTRSAP, from the coding sequence ATGCCGAAAAATCGACATCGCCGCCTCTCCGCGCTGGTCGCCTTCGGGGCGGCGGCAGCCGTGCTCTCGGGCTGCGCGACGGGCTCGAACGCGGAGGTCGCCGGCGAACCCGCCGGTGACCGCCCCGTCGTGCTGACGACCTTCACGGTCCTCGCCGACATCGCCCGCAACGTCGCGGGAGACCGGCTCGACGTGCGATCGATCACGAAGACCGGAGCCGAGATCCACGGCTACGAGCCGACCCCGCGAGACATCGCGGCGGCAGCCGACGCCGACCTGATCCTCGACAACGGGCTCGGCCTCGAGTCGTGGTTCGCGCGCTTCGTCGAGACCGCCGACGCACCCCACGTCGTCGTGTCCGAGGGCGTCGAGACGATCGACATCACCGGCGACGCCTATGCGGGCAAACCCAACCCTCACGCCTGGATGAGCCCCCTGAACGTGCAGCGGTACGTCGACAACATCGTCGCCGCGTTCAGCGAGCTCGATCCGGCGGGCGCGGGGACCTACGCTGCGAACGGCGCCGCCTACAACGACGAGCTCCAGCGCATCCACGACGATCTCATCGCCGACCTCCAAGCGGTTCCCGACGAGCAGCGCGCGCTCGTCACCTGCGAGGGTGCGTTCTCGTACCTCGCCCGCGACGCCGGACTCACCGAGGCCTACATCTGGCCCGTCAACGCCGAGCAGCAGGCGACGCCCCAGCAGATCCGGCAGACGATCGAGTTCGTCGACGACAACGACGTGCCCGCCGTCTTCTGCGAGTCGACCGTCTCGGACCGCCCCATGCAGCAGGTGGTCGAGGCGACGGATGCCGTCTTCGGCGGCACACTGTACGTCGATTCGCTCTCCGAGGCCGACGGCCCCGTGCCGACGTACCTCGACCTGCTCCGTCACGACGCCGAGACCATCGCCGCGGCGCTGACCCGGAGCGCACCATGA